In Scomber japonicus isolate fScoJap1 chromosome 7, fScoJap1.pri, whole genome shotgun sequence, one genomic interval encodes:
- the zmat3 gene encoding zinc finger matrin-type protein 3 yields MMALQLKHGDAAYYQSAEYCRNYTSPPVSYGDSSHYLPRLPGPETMLKPPLSLFSHPHQPFHHMDSLHQLGPPPMAPTQPLGPPPMAPAQAIGPPTMAPTQTLGPPPITATHTLRPPPITPTHSLGPPPMAPPQPLGPPPMAHTLGPPPIDHTQAMVPSAMDLTQPLGPPPLNPAHALMPPPVVAPGAGRYPLPPSPLSCPLAPVPDHSQLPPRPPGPVLIPAPVSGLIPGPLPGQAAPASEQPQDEGSPLGMEEQEDSLGLEELCKPLYCKLCNVTLNSAQQAQAHYQGKNHSKKLRNFYAGSQQPPAIRIPESLEADGQTALGSGSTDGDTGKQALYKGATRVILATENDYCKLCDASFSSPAVAQAHYQGKNHAKKLRLAEAQQNTNMEGSSEATPRRNRKDGSEYRLVKNRRSQQLPPSMPGPYYNPRPRQRIPRDLAMCVTPSGQFYCSMCNCGAEQETDFRQHLESKQHKAKVSELRYRNEMENLGYS; encoded by the exons ATGATGGCGCTACAGCTGAAGCACGGGGATGCAGCGTACTACCAGAGTGCAGAGTACTGCAGAAATTACACTTCGCCGCCTGTCAGCTACGGTGACAGCAGCCATTATCTCCCCCGTTTGCCAG gCCCTGAGACCATGTTAAAGCCTCCGCTCAGTCTCTTCAGCCATCCACATCAACCTTTCCATCATATGGACTCTCTGCACCAGCTGGGACCTCCACCAATGGCGCCTACACAGCCTCTCGGCCCACCACCAATGGCCCCTGCTCAAGCAATTGGACCCCCAACTATGGCTCCCACCCAGACCCTTGGGCCCCCTCCAATCACTGCTACTCACACCTTAAGGCCTCCACCTATTACCCCCACACACAGTTTAGGCCCTCCTCCAATGGCTCCCCCACAGCCACTGGGGCCTCCACCAATGGCACACACCTTGGGGCCACCACCGATAGACCACACACAAGCAATGGTGCCTTCAGCCATGGACCTCACACAACCATTGGGGCCTCCACCTCTGAATCCTGCACATGCACTGATGCCCCCACCTGTAGTGGCGCCCGGAGCTGGCAGATACCCGCTCCCTCCAAGCCCCCTATCCTGCCCTCTCGCTCCAGTCCCAGACCACTCACAGCTACCCCCAAGGCCCCCAGGACCGGTCCTCATCCCAGCCCCAGTGTCCGGTCTCATACCCGGTCCTCTCCCGGGTCAGGCAGCCCCAGCCAGCGAGCAGCCACAGGACGAGGGCTCTCCACTGGGcatggaggagcaggaggactCTCTGGGGCTGGAAGAACTGTGTAAACCGCTGTACTGTAAACTCTGCAACGTTACCCTCAACTCCGCTCAGCAGGCACAGGCTCACTACCAG GGGAAGAACCACAGCAAAAAGCTGAGAAATTTCTACGCTGGTAGTCAACAGCCGCCTGCCATCAGGATCCCAGAGTCCCTCGAGGCGGATGGCCAGACGGCCCTTGGCTCAGGGTCCACCGACGGTGACACTGGGAAGCAG GCACTGTATAAGGGGGCTACACGGGTCATTTTGGCCACAGAGAACGACTATTGTAAGCTGTGTGATGCCTCCTTCAGCTCGCCGGCAGTTGCACAGGCCCACTACCAGGGCAAGAACCACGCCAAGAAACTGCGGCTCGCTGAGGCTCAGCAGAACACCAACAT GGAAGGCAGTAGTGAAGCAACCCCAAGAAGAAACAGGAAAGATGGCAGTGAATACAGACTGGTGAAAAATCGTCGTAGCCAACAGCTACCTCCCTCCATGCCag GGCCATATTACAACCCCAGACCAAGGCAGCGCATCCCCAGGGACTTAGCTATGTGCGTGACCCCCAGCGGACAGTTCTACTGCTCCATGTGCAACTGCGGGGCCGAACAGGAAACAGACTTCAGGCAACATCTGGAGAGCAAGCAGCACAAAGCTAAAGTATCCGAGTTAAGATACCGCAACGAGATGGAGAACCTGGGCTACAGCTAA